Proteins encoded within one genomic window of Aurantiacibacter spongiae:
- a CDS encoding LPS export ABC transporter periplasmic protein LptC, whose translation MTARADRIRNRRQRFAAPGSALDRIVRVLAVVLPAGVGVIAAMMLITPLGPKGEVSFLLDRDKVPTAKDRLRVDNAMYRGSDNRGRPFSLVAGEAVQRTNAVPLVEMEDLTARILLSEGPAVLSTRAGEYDIDDERVSVPGIIRFEAADGYSLSARNVTLDLVDTLLVGDGRVYGTIPAGRFSANTMRVDLAERTITLAGQARMTMVPGRLQMPGGL comes from the coding sequence ATGACCGCCCGCGCCGACCGCATCCGCAACCGCCGCCAGCGCTTCGCCGCGCCGGGAAGCGCGCTCGACCGGATCGTGCGGGTTCTGGCGGTGGTGCTGCCGGCGGGGGTCGGCGTGATCGCGGCGATGATGCTGATTACGCCGCTCGGTCCCAAGGGGGAGGTCAGCTTCCTGCTCGACCGCGACAAGGTGCCGACCGCGAAGGACCGGCTGCGCGTCGACAACGCCATGTATCGCGGATCGGACAATCGCGGCCGACCCTTCTCGCTGGTCGCCGGCGAAGCCGTGCAGCGCACCAACGCCGTGCCGCTGGTAGAGATGGAGGATCTGACCGCGCGCATCCTGCTGTCCGAAGGCCCCGCGGTGCTGAGCACCAGGGCCGGGGAATACGACATCGACGACGAGCGGGTTTCGGTGCCGGGTATCATCCGGTTCGAGGCCGCCGACGGCTATTCCCTGTCGGCGCGCAACGTGACGCTGGACCTGGTCGATACGCTGCTGGTGGGCGACGGGCGGGTGTACGGGACGATACCTGCCGGGAGGTTTTCGGCGAACACCATGCGCGTCGACCTGGCCGAACGCACCATCACGCTTGCCGGCCAGGCGCGCATGACGATGGTGCCCGGACGGTTGCAGATGCCGGGGGGATTGTAG
- a CDS encoding ribonuclease D, whose translation MTVHFHEEDLPEGVLAHGPVAVDTETMGLVTPRDRLCVVQISDGGGDEHLVRFRNNSPYDAPNLKAVLGDPSRVKIYHFARFDLAAIEHYLGVVAAPVFCTKIASKLTRTYTDRHGLKNLIHELLGEDISKQQQSSDWGAATLTEAQREYAASDVRFLHRLRDILIERLAREGRLEMAQAAFDFLPTRARLDIAGWADKDIFSHE comes from the coding sequence ATGACAGTGCATTTCCATGAAGAAGACCTGCCCGAAGGTGTTCTCGCCCACGGCCCCGTTGCCGTCGATACCGAAACGATGGGTCTCGTCACCCCGCGCGACCGACTGTGCGTCGTGCAGATCTCCGATGGCGGGGGCGACGAACATCTCGTCCGCTTCCGCAACAACAGCCCCTACGACGCGCCGAACCTGAAGGCGGTGCTGGGCGATCCGTCGCGGGTGAAGATCTACCACTTCGCCCGCTTCGACCTCGCCGCGATCGAGCATTACCTGGGCGTCGTCGCCGCGCCGGTGTTCTGCACCAAGATCGCCAGCAAGCTGACGCGCACCTATACCGACCGCCACGGTCTGAAAAACCTGATCCACGAATTGCTGGGGGAGGATATCTCCAAGCAGCAGCAGTCGAGCGACTGGGGCGCCGCCACGCTGACGGAGGCGCAGCGCGAATATGCCGCCTCCGACGTGCGTTTCCTGCACCGGCTGCGCGACATCCTGATAGAGCGGCTGGCGCGTGAGGGGCGGCTGGAAATGGCGCAGGCGGCCTTCGACTTCCTGCCCACCCGCGCGCGGCTCGACATTGCCGGCTGGGCGGACAAGGACATCTTCAGTCACGAGTAA